A single window of Hymenobacter sp. APR13 DNA harbors:
- a CDS encoding FAD-dependent oxidoreductase → MDKKPIILTVDDDAQVLNAIDRDLRAEFRQDYRILRAASGEEALETLRELLAREEEVALILADQRMPGLEGVELLAEARTLFPDAKRVLLTAYADTEAAIRAINNARLDHYLMKPWDPPQQLLYPTLHDLLGAWRATHRPRFKGVRLVGFQWSPLSHDLKDFLAGYMVAYQWLDFETNPDAQALLSAKNLAAADLPVVVLEDGTALARPTATEVATRIGLTTQATQELYDVVVIGAGPSGLAAAVYGASEGLKTLIIERQTPGGQAGTSSRIENYLGFPTGLSGAELAHRAWAQAVRLGAEFLAPREVTELCVQDGYKVLTLSDGSTVRTRAVVLTTGVSYRTLEVPGMHRLSGAGVYYGAARTEARSCDEQDVYIVGGGNSAGQAAMYLATYARRVGIVIRGESLAASMSAYLIEQIAHTPNIEILPFTEVAEVCGQDHLEAVVLKSRGELRQVPARALFVFIGAKPSTEWVCQTVLCDGKGFLLTGRDLVTDPRYATAWKHSREPYLLETCVPGVFAAGDSRAGAMARVASAVGEGSMAIKFVHQYLDE, encoded by the coding sequence ATGGACAAGAAACCGATTATTCTGACCGTGGACGATGATGCGCAGGTGCTCAATGCCATCGACCGGGATTTGCGGGCCGAGTTCCGGCAGGACTACCGGATTCTGCGGGCAGCTTCGGGTGAGGAGGCCCTGGAAACCCTACGCGAGCTGCTGGCCCGCGAAGAGGAAGTGGCCCTGATTCTGGCCGACCAGCGCATGCCCGGCCTGGAAGGCGTGGAGCTGCTGGCCGAGGCCCGCACCCTGTTTCCGGACGCCAAGCGAGTGCTGCTCACGGCCTACGCCGACACCGAAGCTGCCATCCGGGCCATCAACAACGCCCGCCTCGACCACTACCTGATGAAGCCCTGGGACCCGCCCCAGCAGCTGCTCTACCCCACCCTGCACGATTTACTGGGGGCTTGGCGGGCCACGCACCGGCCGCGCTTCAAGGGCGTGCGGCTGGTGGGGTTCCAATGGTCGCCGCTCTCGCACGACCTCAAGGACTTTCTGGCCGGCTACATGGTGGCGTATCAGTGGCTGGACTTCGAAACCAACCCCGACGCCCAGGCCCTGCTTTCAGCCAAAAACCTGGCCGCCGCCGACCTGCCCGTGGTGGTGCTGGAAGATGGCACCGCGCTGGCCCGACCCACCGCCACCGAGGTAGCCACCCGCATCGGCCTCACCACCCAGGCCACCCAAGAACTGTACGATGTGGTGGTAATCGGGGCGGGGCCCTCGGGGCTGGCGGCGGCGGTGTATGGCGCTTCCGAGGGCCTGAAAACGCTCATCATCGAGCGACAAACTCCTGGCGGACAAGCCGGAACCTCATCTCGCATCGAAAACTACCTGGGCTTCCCGACGGGGCTGAGCGGGGCCGAGCTGGCGCACCGGGCCTGGGCCCAGGCCGTGCGCCTCGGGGCCGAGTTTCTGGCCCCGCGTGAGGTGACCGAGCTGTGCGTGCAGGACGGCTACAAAGTCCTCACCCTCAGCGACGGCAGCACCGTGCGCACCCGCGCCGTGGTGCTCACCACCGGCGTCAGCTACCGCACCCTGGAGGTGCCCGGTATGCACCGCCTGAGCGGGGCCGGCGTGTACTACGGCGCCGCCCGCACCGAGGCCCGCTCCTGCGACGAGCAGGACGTGTACATCGTGGGCGGCGGCAACTCGGCGGGGCAGGCGGCCATGTACTTGGCCACCTATGCCCGGCGGGTGGGCATCGTCATCCGGGGCGAAAGCCTAGCGGCATCGATGTCGGCCTACCTGATTGAGCAGATTGCCCACACGCCCAACATCGAGATTCTGCCCTTCACGGAGGTGGCCGAAGTATGCGGGCAGGACCACCTGGAGGCCGTGGTGCTGAAAAGCCGCGGCGAGCTGCGGCAGGTGCCGGCCCGGGCGCTGTTCGTGTTCATCGGGGCCAAGCCCAGCACCGAGTGGGTGTGCCAGACGGTGCTCTGCGACGGCAAAGGCTTCCTGCTGACCGGCCGCGACCTGGTGACGGACCCGCGCTACGCCACCGCCTGGAAACATTCGCGCGAGCCCTACCTGCTGGAAACCTGCGTGCCCGGCGTATTCGCGGCCGGCGACAGCCGGGCCGGGGCCATGGCCCGCGTGGCCTCGGCGGTGGGCGAAGGCAGCATGGCCATCAAGTTTGTGCACCAGTACCTCGACGAATAG
- a CDS encoding sensor histidine kinase has translation MAADLTPADFSVVPTLEGLPAAVLDWLLAHGERREFAPNETVVEPGMPAELMLVLLQGSLQFYVARNGQPEPAFRLDTGQISGVLPYSRMQTIKARGVAVGQVVVYTLHRDLFPELEQVSPELVQRLVALMSDRARLEARGQERDDKLRALGKLSAGLAHELNNPAAAIVRAAEALNQHLRASPTLMRDLLQHCPDPAALDRLTTLALAPAADGPPLSGLARADREDELLSWLDEQQVPDPYALVEGLLNAGLTATQLTAAVADLPTAARPAALAWLEAKLASLRLVHDVQEAGGRISTLVHNVKTYSHMDRAADFAPLDVHAGLDSTVNMLGFALREKNIQLRRDYAPGLPPVRGQVSSLNQVWTNLLDNAISALPPGGEITLRTLLEGDFVRVFVIDNGPGIPPEILPRVLEPFFTTKPAGEGSGLGLDIALRTVETHGGKLEVSSAPGHTEFCVWLPA, from the coding sequence ATGGCTGCCGACCTGACCCCTGCCGATTTCTCCGTGGTGCCGACGCTGGAGGGCCTACCCGCTGCTGTGCTGGACTGGCTACTCGCCCACGGCGAGCGGCGCGAGTTTGCCCCCAACGAAACTGTGGTGGAGCCCGGCATGCCCGCCGAGCTGATGCTGGTGCTGCTGCAGGGCAGCCTGCAGTTCTATGTGGCCCGCAACGGCCAGCCCGAGCCCGCCTTCCGCCTCGATACCGGCCAGATCAGCGGGGTGCTGCCCTACTCGCGCATGCAGACCATCAAGGCCCGGGGCGTGGCCGTGGGGCAGGTGGTGGTTTACACCCTGCACCGCGACCTGTTTCCGGAGCTGGAGCAGGTAAGCCCCGAGCTGGTGCAGCGGCTGGTGGCCTTGATGAGCGACCGGGCCCGCCTGGAAGCCCGCGGCCAGGAGCGCGACGACAAGCTGCGGGCCCTGGGCAAGCTCTCGGCGGGTTTGGCGCACGAGCTCAACAACCCCGCCGCCGCCATCGTGCGGGCCGCTGAGGCCCTCAACCAGCACCTGCGCGCCTCGCCCACGCTGATGCGCGACCTGCTGCAGCACTGCCCCGACCCTGCCGCCCTCGACCGCCTCACCACCCTCGCCCTGGCCCCGGCGGCCGACGGCCCACCCCTCTCCGGCCTGGCCCGCGCCGACCGCGAAGACGAGCTGCTGAGCTGGCTGGACGAGCAGCAGGTGCCCGACCCATATGCGTTGGTGGAGGGCTTACTGAACGCGGGCCTCACCGCAACGCAGCTGACCGCAGCGGTAGCTGATCTGCCGACAGCCGCCCGCCCGGCCGCGCTGGCCTGGCTGGAAGCCAAGCTGGCCTCGCTGCGCCTCGTGCACGACGTGCAGGAAGCCGGCGGCCGCATCAGCACGCTGGTGCACAACGTGAAAACCTACTCCCACATGGACCGCGCCGCCGACTTCGCGCCCCTGGACGTGCACGCCGGCCTCGACAGCACCGTGAATATGCTGGGCTTCGCGTTGCGCGAAAAAAACATCCAGCTCCGGCGCGACTATGCCCCCGGCCTGCCGCCGGTGCGCGGGCAGGTCAGCAGCCTCAACCAGGTCTGGACCAACCTGCTCGACAACGCCATTTCCGCTTTGCCGCCGGGTGGCGAAATCACGCTCCGCACGCTGCTGGAAGGCGACTTCGTGCGGGTGTTCGTCATCGACAACGGGCCCGGCATTCCGCCCGAGATTCTGCCGCGGGTGCTGGAGCCGTTCTTCACCACCAAGCCGGCCGGCGAAGGCTCCGGCCTGGGCCTCGATATTGCGCTGCGCACCGTAGAAACCCACGGCGGCAAGCTGGAAGTAAGCTCCGCGCCCGGCCACACCGAGTTCTGCGTCTGGCTGCCGGCGTAG